From Pseudomonas sp. LS1212, the proteins below share one genomic window:
- a CDS encoding ABC transporter substrate-binding protein codes for MRQLFGYALFYLLAIASAALLATQSQAAEPALQVRIGYLAYRPDPGPLLSNVIPEPVDAGLRGAELAIADSNSTGRFLNHGYSLQSAGAQSPQALLEAAKAQHDQGVRLFVVNAPGESLRQLSAALPDSLLFNAGSADDTLRSSDCLANVLHTLPSRAMLADALAQFLAVRKWQRWLLIVGQTADDQAYAAALHRAAKRFGLKIVAEKPWTFDNDQRRSAQADMPLFTQTAEYDVVLVADERGDFGEYVPYQTWYPRPVAGTQGLTPVGWHKTVETYGAAQLQKRFESLAGRWMSDRDFAAWIAVRSIASAVGKLRQSAPQAIRRLALSDQLPLDGFKGRKLSYRPWNGQLRQPIALVQPRALVSTSPQDGFLHPSNEMDSLGFDKPEVTCRFPDTLEQ; via the coding sequence ATGCGCCAGCTTTTCGGTTACGCCCTGTTCTACCTGCTGGCCATTGCCAGCGCTGCGTTGCTGGCCACCCAGAGCCAGGCGGCGGAGCCGGCGTTGCAGGTGCGCATCGGTTATCTGGCCTATCGTCCCGATCCAGGGCCGCTGTTGTCCAATGTCATCCCCGAGCCAGTCGACGCCGGGTTGCGCGGTGCCGAACTGGCGATTGCCGACAGCAACAGTACCGGGCGCTTTCTCAACCACGGCTACAGCCTGCAAAGCGCCGGCGCCCAGAGCCCCCAAGCCTTGCTCGAAGCCGCCAAGGCTCAGCATGACCAGGGCGTGCGCCTGTTCGTGGTGAACGCGCCGGGCGAGAGCTTGCGCCAGCTCAGCGCCGCCCTGCCCGACAGCCTGTTGTTCAATGCCGGCAGTGCCGATGACACCCTGCGCAGCAGCGATTGCCTGGCCAATGTGCTGCACACGCTGCCGAGCCGGGCGATGCTCGCCGATGCCCTGGCGCAGTTTCTGGCCGTACGCAAATGGCAGCGCTGGCTGCTGATCGTCGGCCAGACTGCCGATGACCAGGCCTACGCGGCCGCCCTGCACCGCGCGGCGAAACGCTTCGGCCTGAAGATCGTCGCGGAAAAACCCTGGACGTTCGACAACGACCAGCGCCGCAGCGCCCAGGCCGACATGCCGCTGTTCACCCAGACCGCCGAATACGACGTGGTGCTGGTGGCCGACGAACGCGGTGATTTCGGTGAGTACGTGCCCTACCAGACCTGGTACCCGCGCCCAGTCGCCGGTACCCAGGGCCTTACCCCGGTGGGTTGGCACAAGACCGTGGAAACCTATGGCGCGGCGCAGTTGCAAAAACGCTTCGAAAGCCTGGCCGGGCGCTGGATGAGCGACCGCGATTTCGCCGCCTGGATCGCCGTGCGCAGTATCGCCAGCGCCGTCGGCAAACTGCGCCAGAGCGCGCCACAGGCGATCCGCCGGCTGGCACTGAGCGATCAATTGCCGCTGGATGGCTTCAAGGGCCGCAAGCTCAGCTATCGCCCCTGGAACGGCCAACTGCGCCAGCCGATTGCGCTCGTGCAACCGCGTGCGCTGGTCAGCACCTCGCCCCAGGATGGCTTTCTGCACCCTTCCAACGAAATGGACAGCCTTGGCTTCGACAAACCGGAAGTCACCTGCCGATTCCCTGACACACTGGAACAATAA
- a CDS encoding PQQ-dependent methanol/ethanol family dehydrogenase has translation MTHPALRIRRQPFAVSLLFSAMLLSGAALAAVTDQEILQDPKNPQQVVTNGLGVQGQRYSPLDILNVDNVKELRPVWAFSFGGEKQRGQQAQPLVKDGVMYMTGSYSRVFAVDARTGRKLWQYDARLPDDIRPCCDVINRGVALYGDLVYFGTLDAKLVALNKDTGKVVWSKKVADHKEGYSISAAPLVVNGKLITGVAGGEFGVVGKIQAYDPKNGELLWSRPTVEGHMGYVYKDGKAIENGISGGEAGKTWPGDLWKTGGAAPWLGGYYDPETNLLLFGTGNPAPWNSHLRPGDNLYSSSRLALNPDDGTIKWHFQSTPHDGWDYDGVNELVSFNYKEGGKEIKAAATADRNGFFYVLDRTNGKFIRGFPFVDKITWATGLDANGRPIYDEASRPGAPGSEAKGSSVFVAPAFLGAKNWMPMAYNQDTGLFYVPSNEWGMDIWNEGIAYKKGAAFLGAGFTIKPLNEDYIGVLRAIDPKTGKEVWRHKNFAPLWGGVLTTRGNLVFTGTPEGFLQAFNARTGEKVWEFQTGSGVLGSPVTWEMDGEQYVSVVSGWGGAVPLWGGEVAKRVKDFNQGGMLWTFKLPKDLVAKH, from the coding sequence ATGACCCACCCCGCATTGCGCATTCGTCGCCAACCCTTCGCCGTGAGCCTGCTGTTCAGCGCCATGCTGCTGTCCGGCGCGGCGCTGGCCGCCGTCACCGATCAGGAAATCCTCCAGGACCCGAAGAACCCGCAGCAGGTCGTGACCAACGGCCTGGGCGTCCAGGGCCAGCGCTACAGCCCGCTGGATATTCTCAATGTTGATAACGTCAAGGAACTGCGGCCGGTCTGGGCGTTTTCCTTCGGTGGTGAGAAGCAGCGCGGCCAGCAGGCCCAGCCGCTGGTCAAGGACGGCGTGATGTACATGACCGGGTCTTACTCGCGGGTGTTCGCCGTGGATGCGCGCACCGGCCGCAAGCTCTGGCAATACGATGCGCGCCTGCCCGATGACATTCGCCCGTGCTGCGACGTGATCAACCGCGGCGTCGCGCTGTATGGCGACCTGGTCTACTTCGGCACCCTCGATGCCAAGCTGGTAGCGCTAAACAAGGACACCGGCAAGGTGGTCTGGAGCAAGAAGGTTGCCGATCACAAGGAAGGCTATTCCATCAGCGCCGCGCCGCTGGTGGTCAACGGCAAACTGATTACCGGCGTCGCGGGTGGCGAGTTCGGCGTTGTCGGCAAAATCCAGGCTTACGACCCGAAAAATGGTGAACTGCTCTGGTCGCGGCCGACCGTGGAAGGTCACATGGGCTACGTCTACAAGGACGGCAAGGCGATCGAGAACGGTATTTCCGGTGGCGAAGCCGGCAAGACCTGGCCGGGCGATCTCTGGAAAACCGGCGGCGCGGCGCCCTGGCTGGGTGGCTACTACGACCCGGAAACCAACCTGCTGCTGTTCGGCACCGGCAACCCGGCACCGTGGAACTCGCACCTGCGTCCCGGCGACAACCTCTACTCGTCTTCGCGCCTGGCCCTGAACCCGGACGACGGCACGATCAAATGGCACTTCCAGAGCACGCCCCACGATGGCTGGGATTATGACGGTGTCAACGAACTGGTGTCCTTCAACTACAAGGAGGGCGGCAAGGAGATCAAGGCGGCGGCAACCGCCGACCGTAACGGCTTCTTCTATGTGCTCGACCGTACCAACGGCAAGTTCATCCGTGGCTTCCCGTTCGTCGACAAGATCACCTGGGCCACCGGCCTGGACGCCAACGGCCGGCCGATCTATGACGAAGCCAGCCGCCCGGGCGCGCCGGGCAGTGAAGCCAAGGGCAGTTCGGTGTTTGTCGCACCCGCCTTCCTCGGTGCGAAAAACTGGATGCCCATGGCCTACAACCAGGACACCGGCCTGTTCTATGTCCCGTCCAACGAGTGGGGCATGGACATCTGGAATGAAGGCATTGCCTACAAGAAAGGCGCGGCCTTCCTGGGCGCCGGCTTCACCATCAAACCGTTGAACGAAGACTATATCGGCGTCTTGCGTGCGATCGATCCGAAAACCGGCAAGGAAGTCTGGCGCCACAAGAACTTCGCACCGCTGTGGGGTGGGGTGCTTACCACCCGCGGCAACCTGGTGTTCACCGGCACGCCTGAAGGCTTCCTGCAGGCCTTCAACGCCAGGACCGGGGAGAAAGTCTGGGAGTTCCAGACCGGCTCCGGCGTATTGGGCTCACCGGTCACCTGGGAAATGGATGGCGAGCAATACGTCTCGGTGGTGTCCGGCTGGGGCGGTGCGGTGCCGCTGTGGGGCGGGGAAGTGGCCAAGCGGGTGAAGGACTTCAACCAGGGTGGCATGCTGTGGACTTTCAAGCTGCCTAAAGACCTGGTGGCCAAGCATTGA
- a CDS encoding ABC transporter ATP-binding protein, which yields MNALEVNALSFAYGPREALRQVTFSLAPGRFAALLGPNGAGKSTLIALLTRLYDLQNGDIRVGGHSLRSDPRPALRQLGVVFQQSTLDLDLSIEQNLRYHAALHGLGRRQANARVEQELARQALTERRGERVRELNGGHRRRVEIARALLHEPRLLLLDEASVGLDPASRLGLNQHIRRLCQDHGISVLWTTHLLDEVQGCDDLLILHQGRLVASGAAAALSLEHGGDLTSVFQRLTTYPTAGAIDR from the coding sequence ATGAATGCCCTGGAGGTCAATGCACTGAGCTTTGCCTATGGCCCGCGCGAGGCGTTGCGCCAGGTGACGTTCAGCCTTGCGCCGGGACGTTTCGCCGCGCTGCTGGGGCCCAACGGTGCCGGAAAATCGACGTTGATTGCCCTGCTGACGCGTCTCTATGACCTGCAGAACGGTGACATCAGGGTCGGCGGCCATTCGCTGCGCAGTGACCCGCGCCCGGCCTTGCGGCAACTGGGCGTGGTGTTTCAGCAAAGTACACTGGACCTGGACTTGAGCATCGAGCAGAACCTGCGCTATCACGCCGCCTTGCACGGGCTTGGCCGGCGCCAGGCCAATGCCCGGGTCGAGCAGGAGCTGGCGCGCCAGGCGCTGACCGAACGTCGCGGCGAACGGGTCCGCGAACTCAATGGTGGCCATCGGCGGCGCGTGGAAATTGCCCGCGCGTTGCTGCATGAACCCCGCCTGCTGCTGTTGGACGAAGCCAGCGTCGGCCTCGACCCGGCCAGCCGCCTGGGGCTCAACCAGCATATTCGCCGCCTGTGCCAGGACCACGGCATCAGCGTGCTCTGGACTACCCACCTGCTCGATGAAGTGCAAGGTTGCGATGACCTGCTGATCCTTCATCAGGGGCGGTTGGTCGCCAGTGGGGCGGCCGCTGCGCTAAGCCTGGAACACGGCGGCGACCTGACCTCGGTGTTCCAGCGCCTGACCACCTACCCGACCGCGGGAGCAATCGATCGATGA
- a CDS encoding ABC transporter permease has translation MNAYWQCLRGIVLREWLRFILQRTRFLSALVRPLLWLLVFAAGFRAALGIAIIEPYDTYIPYEVYIIPGLACMILLFNGMQGSLSMVYDREMGSMRVLLTSPLPRAFLLGSKLLATSLISLLQVYAFLAVAWLYGVQPPAFGLLVALPALLLVALMLSALGLLLSNAIRQLENFAGVMNFVIFPLFFLSSALYPLWKMREASEWLYWLCALSPFTHAVELVRFALYERFNPMALAVCLGLTLVFALLAVLTFNPQHAAGRRSL, from the coding sequence ATGAACGCCTATTGGCAGTGTTTGCGCGGCATTGTCCTGCGCGAATGGTTGCGCTTCATTTTGCAACGCACGCGTTTTCTCAGCGCCCTGGTGCGTCCGCTGCTGTGGCTGCTGGTGTTTGCCGCAGGCTTTCGTGCAGCGCTCGGCATCGCGATCATCGAGCCGTACGACACCTATATTCCGTACGAGGTCTACATCATCCCCGGCCTTGCCTGCATGATCCTGCTGTTCAATGGCATGCAAGGGTCGCTGTCGATGGTCTATGACCGGGAAATGGGCAGCATGCGGGTGTTGCTGACCAGCCCCCTGCCCCGGGCCTTCCTGCTCGGCAGCAAGCTGCTGGCGACCTCGTTGATTTCCCTGCTGCAGGTCTATGCCTTCCTCGCTGTCGCCTGGCTGTACGGCGTACAGCCACCGGCCTTCGGCCTGCTCGTCGCGTTGCCGGCGCTGCTGCTGGTGGCCCTGATGCTCAGCGCCCTGGGCCTGTTACTGTCCAATGCGATTCGCCAACTGGAGAATTTCGCCGGGGTAATGAATTTCGTGATCTTCCCGCTGTTTTTTCTGTCGTCGGCACTGTACCCCCTGTGGAAAATGCGCGAGGCCAGCGAGTGGCTGTATTGGTTGTGCGCCCTGAGCCCGTTCACCCATGCCGTCGAGTTGGTGCGCTTTGCCCTGTATGAGCGCTTCAACCCCATGGCGCTGGCAGTGTGCCTGGGCTTGACGCTGGTGTTTGCGCTATTGGCGGTACTGACGTTCAATCCGCAACATGCGGCGGGCCGGCGATCTCTGTAG
- the nahK gene encoding hybrid sensor histidine kinase/response regulator NahK/ErcS' gives MACTSTRPSPALPLPEAVPPSSAELLEQLVGVQRENQKLLRINAALIERIESGVTRGNDPYAAFEHSVVLAEQVRERTDALNQTMAELKASNHLLGDARLRAETAHQHLIDAIESISDAFVLFDRDLRMVLCNSRFKAFWANTRVRISAGMRLAEVKRLLTAIGLFCEEPRGHADEHLLYRLQSGHWLQVSERPTEEGGRVFLFTDITDVKLSETARREQAVAQKSHLLQRAVDNLSQGVAMVNADGILELWNRRFLELSGLAPIAAHRLFAEVIGDSELNLLTPASRDGNGRHIHECEQRLYDGRVLEIRTHPLPTGGFVNTFTDITERYRYAEALSESERWIRLITDHVPALIAYLNADLVYEFTNKVYEQWYSWPRGVMLGQSLRQVHSEEHYQRLEPYVQRALSGESVTFEFAETNTQDQERYMLRSYVPNRLANGEVVGIFVLIRDITERRRTAEALHQAYQHLELRVRERTTELTNLNHQLLREIDERSRVESRLREAKLEAEQANLSKTKFLAAVSHDLLQPLNAARLFTSALLERCEPSANALLVRNVSNSLEDVENLLGTLVDISKLDAGVIKADIAPFALSELLDNLATEYAQVAGSEGLALHFVPCSALVRSDIQLLARILRNLLSNAIRYTSRGRVVLGCRRLRQRLSIEVWDTGMGIAENKLEEIFQEFKRGDVQRPHQDRGLGLGLAIVEKIAGILGHRISVRSWPGRGSVFAIEVPLATSAPKALAPPSISEPMLERLRGARIWVLDNDAAICAGMRTLLESWGCAVVTALSQEDLARQVDNFHAEADLLIADYHLDDDRNGVDAVAAINARRGSALPALMITANYSNELKLQMRDLGHTLMHKPVRPMKLKTAISHLLGRP, from the coding sequence ATGGCATGCACATCAACCAGACCTTCACCGGCGTTGCCATTGCCCGAAGCCGTGCCGCCGTCCAGCGCTGAGTTGCTTGAGCAGCTCGTCGGAGTGCAGCGCGAGAATCAAAAACTGCTGCGGATCAATGCGGCCCTGATCGAGCGGATCGAGTCCGGCGTTACCCGGGGCAATGACCCCTATGCGGCATTCGAGCATTCGGTGGTATTGGCCGAGCAGGTTCGCGAGCGCACCGATGCCCTGAACCAGACCATGGCCGAGCTCAAGGCCAGCAATCATTTACTCGGCGATGCCCGCCTGCGCGCCGAAACCGCTCACCAACACCTGATCGATGCCATCGAGAGCATTTCCGATGCCTTTGTGTTGTTCGACAGGGACTTGCGCATGGTGCTGTGCAACAGCCGCTTCAAGGCGTTCTGGGCCAACACCCGGGTGCGCATCAGTGCCGGCATGCGCCTGGCCGAGGTCAAGCGCCTGCTGACGGCTATCGGTTTGTTCTGCGAAGAGCCCAGAGGGCACGCCGATGAGCATCTGCTCTATCGCCTGCAAAGCGGGCACTGGCTGCAAGTGAGCGAACGGCCCACCGAGGAAGGTGGGCGGGTGTTCCTGTTCACCGACATTACCGACGTCAAACTCAGCGAAACAGCACGTCGCGAGCAGGCGGTGGCGCAGAAGTCGCACCTGTTGCAACGGGCGGTCGATAACCTCTCCCAAGGGGTAGCGATGGTGAACGCCGACGGCATCCTGGAACTGTGGAATCGTCGATTCCTGGAACTGAGCGGCCTGGCGCCGATTGCGGCACACCGGTTGTTTGCCGAGGTGATCGGCGACAGTGAGTTGAACTTGCTGACACCCGCCAGCCGCGATGGCAACGGGCGACACATCCATGAGTGCGAACAGCGCCTGTACGATGGGCGGGTGCTGGAAATTCGTACCCATCCATTGCCCACCGGGGGCTTCGTCAACACCTTTACCGACATCACCGAACGTTATCGCTATGCCGAGGCCCTGAGCGAAAGCGAACGCTGGATTCGCCTGATCACTGACCATGTACCGGCACTGATTGCCTACTTGAACGCCGACCTGGTCTATGAATTCACCAACAAGGTTTATGAGCAGTGGTACAGCTGGCCCAGGGGCGTGATGCTCGGGCAGAGCCTGCGCCAGGTGCACAGCGAAGAGCATTACCAGCGCCTGGAGCCCTATGTGCAACGGGCCCTGTCCGGGGAAAGCGTGACGTTCGAGTTTGCCGAAACCAATACCCAGGATCAGGAACGCTATATGCTGCGTTCCTATGTGCCGAACCGCCTGGCCAATGGCGAGGTGGTCGGGATTTTCGTGCTGATTCGCGATATCACCGAGCGCCGGCGCACGGCCGAGGCCTTGCACCAGGCCTATCAGCACCTGGAACTGCGCGTACGCGAACGCACCACTGAACTGACCAACCTCAACCACCAATTGTTGCGCGAAATCGACGAGCGCAGTCGCGTCGAATCGCGTTTGCGCGAGGCCAAGCTGGAAGCCGAACAGGCCAATCTGTCAAAAACCAAGTTTCTCGCCGCCGTCAGCCATGACCTGCTGCAGCCGCTCAATGCTGCCCGGCTGTTTACCAGCGCATTGCTGGAGCGCTGCGAACCCTCGGCCAATGCGCTGCTGGTACGTAATGTCAGCAACTCCCTGGAGGACGTGGAAAATCTGTTGGGTACGCTGGTGGATATCTCCAAGCTCGACGCCGGGGTGATCAAGGCCGATATCGCACCCTTTGCCTTGAGCGAACTGCTCGACAACCTGGCCACCGAATATGCCCAGGTTGCCGGCAGCGAGGGCCTGGCCCTGCACTTCGTGCCGTGTTCGGCGCTGGTGCGCAGCGATATCCAGTTATTGGCGCGGATCCTGCGCAACCTGCTGAGCAACGCTATTCGCTATACCTCCCGGGGCCGCGTGGTGCTCGGCTGTCGGCGCTTGCGCCAGCGGCTGTCTATCGAGGTGTGGGACACCGGCATGGGTATCGCCGAGAACAAGCTCGAGGAGATTTTTCAGGAATTCAAGCGTGGCGATGTACAGCGCCCACATCAGGACCGCGGCCTTGGCCTGGGCCTGGCGATCGTGGAAAAAATCGCCGGCATTCTCGGCCATCGCATCAGCGTGCGCTCTTGGCCCGGGCGTGGCTCGGTGTTTGCTATCGAAGTGCCACTGGCGACCAGTGCCCCCAAGGCGCTGGCACCGCCGTCCATCAGCGAGCCGATGCTCGAACGTCTGCGCGGGGCGCGGATCTGGGTATTGGACAATGATGCGGCGATTTGCGCCGGAATGCGCACCCTCCTGGAAAGTTGGGGCTGCGCGGTAGTAACTGCGTTGTCGCAAGAAGACCTGGCGCGCCAGGTCGACAACTTTCATGCCGAGGCCGACTTGCTGATCGCCGACTATCACCTGGACGATGATAGAAATGGTGTCGATGCCGTGGCCGCGATCAATGCCCGCCGCGGGTCAGCCTTGCCGGCACTGATGATCACCGCCAACTACAGCAACGAATTGAAGCTGCAGATGCGCGACCTGGGCCATACCTTGATGCACAAGCCGGTGCGGCCCATGAAGCTTAAAACCGCCATCAGTCATCTGCTGGGCCGGCCTTAG
- a CDS encoding response regulator transcription factor — protein sequence MYKILIADDHPLFREAIHNVISDGFPGSEVMETADLDSALELTQQHDDLDLILLDLNMPGMHGLNGLINLRNEAPTIPVVIVSAEQDKQIVLQAITYGAVGFITKSSPRSQMTDAIEQILNGNVYLPSDIIRTQKAGSGRRMHEAPSFPPELLQALTRKQLLVLERMTKGESNKQIAYALEIAETTVKAHVSAILRKLNVHNRVQAILSAGDIDFAAYLRR from the coding sequence ATGTACAAAATTCTGATTGCCGACGATCACCCACTGTTTCGCGAAGCCATTCATAACGTCATCAGCGATGGCTTTCCCGGCAGTGAGGTCATGGAAACCGCCGACCTGGACAGCGCGCTGGAGCTCACACAGCAGCACGACGACCTGGACCTGATTCTGCTGGACCTGAACATGCCCGGCATGCACGGCCTCAATGGCCTGATCAACCTGCGCAACGAGGCGCCGACCATTCCGGTGGTGATCGTCTCCGCCGAACAGGACAAGCAGATCGTGCTGCAAGCCATCACCTACGGCGCGGTCGGTTTCATCACCAAATCGTCACCGCGCTCGCAGATGACCGACGCCATCGAGCAGATCCTCAACGGCAATGTCTACCTGCCCTCGGACATCATCCGCACGCAAAAGGCCGGCAGCGGGCGGCGCATGCATGAAGCGCCGAGCTTCCCGCCGGAGCTGTTGCAGGCCCTGACCCGCAAGCAACTGCTGGTGCTCGAACGCATGACCAAGGGCGAATCGAACAAGCAGATCGCCTACGCCCTGGAAATCGCCGAAACCACGGTCAAGGCGCATGTGTCGGCGATCCTGCGCAAACTCAATGTGCATAATCGCGTGCAGGCGATTCTCAGCGCCGGGGATATCGATTTCGCCGCGTACCTGCGTCGTTGA
- a CDS encoding YVTN family beta-propeller repeat protein, with protein sequence MRRTLFASALLLAAGPVLASTAWVSNEKDNSLSLIDLQTLEVTDTLPVGQRPRGLLLSHDNTLLYICASDSDRVQVMDIATRKIIKELPSGKDPEQFALHPNNRWLYVSNEDDALVTVIDTETSEVLGQINVGVEPEGMAVSPDGKWAVNTSETTNMLHWIDTRTQTLVDNTLVDQRPRFVEFNRDSTQLWASAEIGGTVTILDVATRTVLKTLNFQIKGVHPDKVQPVGVKLSADGKYAFVALGPANHVAVIDAKTFEVLDYLLVGRRVWQMAFTPDQRQLLATNGVSGDVSVIDVDSLKVLKSVKVGRYPWGVVVTP encoded by the coding sequence ATGCGCCGCACCCTGTTTGCATCCGCATTACTGCTCGCCGCCGGGCCCGTATTGGCCAGCACCGCCTGGGTCTCCAACGAAAAGGACAACAGCCTGAGCCTGATCGACCTGCAGACCCTGGAAGTCACCGACACCTTGCCGGTAGGCCAGCGCCCTCGCGGGCTGCTGCTGTCCCATGACAATACGCTGCTGTACATCTGCGCCAGCGATTCGGACCGGGTCCAGGTAATGGACATCGCCACCCGTAAAATCATCAAGGAACTGCCCTCGGGCAAAGACCCCGAACAATTCGCCCTGCACCCCAACAATCGCTGGCTGTATGTGTCCAACGAAGACGATGCGCTGGTCACGGTGATCGACACCGAAACCTCCGAAGTGCTGGGCCAGATCAACGTCGGTGTCGAACCCGAAGGCATGGCGGTCAGCCCCGACGGCAAGTGGGCGGTCAATACCAGCGAAACCACCAACATGCTGCACTGGATCGACACCCGCACCCAGACCCTGGTCGACAATACCCTGGTGGATCAGCGCCCCCGCTTCGTCGAGTTCAACCGCGACAGTACACAACTCTGGGCCTCGGCCGAGATCGGCGGGACGGTGACGATCCTCGACGTGGCGACCCGCACGGTCCTGAAGACGCTGAACTTCCAGATCAAGGGCGTCCACCCCGACAAGGTGCAGCCGGTCGGCGTCAAGCTCAGTGCCGACGGCAAATACGCCTTCGTCGCGCTGGGCCCGGCCAACCATGTCGCGGTGATCGATGCCAAGACCTTCGAGGTGCTGGACTACCTGCTGGTCGGGCGCCGGGTCTGGCAGATGGCATTCACCCCTGACCAACGCCAACTGCTGGCCACCAATGGCGTCAGTGGCGATGTTTCGGTGATCGATGTGGACAGCCTCAAGGTGCTCAAGTCGGTGAAAGTCGGCCGCTACCCCTGGGGCGTGGTGGTGACGCCATGA
- a CDS encoding ABC transporter substrate-binding protein, whose product MRLLIALFTGLLLCCQVHAEVRNYDEMIAAGELKVAVYKDFAPYSFEVDGQQKGVDVELARALAKALGVRLELIWAPPGEKLDDDLRDYIWRSNPLRNQQLADLMLRVPYDQAYAQRRNELGELQNERVVMFGPYQLECWQVAHDRRRLESVASVAVFQQHPIGVEVDSVPSFYLTSVFNGMLSGKTRHYPNVQQAFAGMKAGEVDAVMAMRGEIDWQLHEAGDPEWALAENAYPNMGRQRWEIGMAVHESNRQLAYALEEALEGLIRDGTLAGIYAAYGLRYEVPPMYQ is encoded by the coding sequence ATGCGCCTGCTCATTGCGCTGTTCACCGGCTTGCTGCTGTGCTGTCAGGTGCACGCAGAGGTGCGCAATTACGATGAGATGATCGCCGCGGGCGAACTGAAAGTGGCCGTCTACAAAGACTTCGCCCCTTACAGCTTCGAAGTCGATGGCCAGCAAAAGGGCGTCGATGTCGAGCTCGCCCGCGCCCTGGCCAAGGCCCTCGGTGTGCGCCTGGAACTGATCTGGGCGCCGCCGGGGGAGAAGCTCGACGACGACCTGCGCGATTACATCTGGCGAAGCAACCCGCTGCGTAACCAGCAATTGGCCGACCTGATGCTGCGCGTGCCCTACGACCAGGCCTACGCGCAGCGGCGCAACGAGTTGGGCGAGTTGCAAAACGAACGGGTGGTGATGTTCGGCCCGTACCAGCTCGAATGCTGGCAGGTTGCCCATGACCGCCGTCGCCTGGAGTCGGTCGCCAGTGTCGCGGTGTTCCAGCAGCACCCGATCGGCGTCGAAGTGGACAGTGTGCCGTCGTTTTACCTGACGTCGGTGTTCAACGGCATGCTCAGTGGCAAAACCCGTCATTACCCCAACGTGCAGCAGGCATTTGCCGGGATGAAAGCGGGCGAAGTGGATGCGGTGATGGCCATGCGCGGCGAGATCGACTGGCAATTGCACGAAGCCGGCGATCCCGAGTGGGCACTGGCAGAAAACGCGTACCCGAACATGGGCAGGCAACGCTGGGAGATCGGCATGGCGGTGCACGAAAGCAACCGTCAGTTGGCCTATGCCCTGGAAGAGGCACTGGAAGGGCTGATACGCGACGGCACGCTGGCAGGAATCTACGCAGCCTATGGCCTGCGCTATGAAGTCCCGCCGATGTACCAATAG
- the pedF gene encoding cytochrome c-550 PedF, which translates to MTTKRNVVLTMGLLAGLIGCGSVWAHGNVVPQAVTTQGLTPIKDAGVTVDGDGWAAVNPYRTSPEHDKAVEIGASAYNQNCAACHGLEAKSGGIAPDLRMLDAGEAGDEWFVERVRNGAVRDGRVYMPKMADYLSQEALWAVRTYLDSVHVEE; encoded by the coding sequence ATGACAACAAAACGCAACGTCGTACTCACCATGGGGCTGTTGGCCGGTTTGATCGGCTGCGGTTCGGTATGGGCCCACGGCAACGTGGTTCCCCAGGCTGTGACAACCCAGGGCCTGACCCCGATCAAGGATGCCGGCGTGACTGTCGACGGCGATGGCTGGGCCGCCGTGAACCCTTATCGCACCTCGCCCGAGCACGACAAGGCGGTAGAAATCGGCGCCTCGGCGTACAACCAGAACTGCGCGGCCTGCCATGGGCTGGAAGCCAAATCCGGCGGCATCGCCCCGGATCTGCGCATGCTCGATGCCGGCGAGGCCGGAGACGAGTGGTTTGTCGAACGGGTGCGCAATGGCGCGGTGCGCGACGGTCGGGTGTACATGCCGAAAATGGCCGACTATTTGAGCCAGGAAGCCCTCTGGGCGGTGCGCACCTATCTGGACAGCGTGCATGTCGAGGAGTGA